The genomic interval TATGACTATAATACAATTCCTGATTAAATACCTGTCTTTGAATTCCTCCTGTAAGTTGCCATTTATCTTCATTTTTATAAATTACTTCCAAATAAATTTCATTGTAAAATTTAGTTTTAAAATCTTTATCTCGAATGTTAGAATAATTTACTGAAAAAAACCAATTTTCACCAAGACCATATTTAAGATCTGCTTGAAAAGCCATTTCATCTAAAAACTGTGTAGCCGGATAATATATTGCGGTAAGTCTATAGGTATTAATTTTTGCCATCGGTGGTATAAAATTTACCAATCCTTTGTTCAAGGTAAGCAAAGGTTCAGATCTAAAACTAAATCCTTCTGTACGTTTTGCTTCTAAAGTTAAGCCAAATTGATTTTTTGTATAGCTTAAACTTGTATAGAGGACGCTTCCTTTTTTTGAAACCAACTTTCCTAAGGTCGATTGTCCTAGCGGTAATTGTCGGATTGCATTCGGATCGTAATATATATCCTTTGGTTTAAAGGCAGCTTCAACATACCAGCTTATATCTTTCCAACTAAGATTATTAAATACCGTAAAAGCATTGCTATTATAATATGGTTCAAACTGGTCTTCTTTTTCATAAGATCCGACGATTGAGGTAATTTGTGTCACAAGTTCTTCACCGAGTGTGCGATTTACAAAACCGAAACCGGGTGCTATACTCCAACTACTTGAATCCGTTGGCTTATAAAAACCATTTAAAGCGATTCCTTTTAGAATGGAATTATAAGATTCAAACAAATTCCTTTGTTTTCCTGTAAATCCTCTAATGGCCCAATTATTATTAAATTTATATCTTCCGGAAACCCCAATAAGCGCATTATCAATGAGCTGTGCACGCTCTTCATACGCGCGATAGATAATCCCACTGCCAATTTGGTCATAGATATAACCTGCCTGGACTTCAAAATGATCGGTTTCCTTTTGGATATACCATTTTCCGATACCATATTCGGTATATGAACTTACCGGATTTAATAAATTGGAATTATTAAATGCATCAAATCTGATTCCACCTGAAAAACCCTGATAGGAAGCGTTTAGATCCAACCAGGATTCAGAACCAAATAATTGGTGGTCATATTGCGGGATGTTAAATGCACCTATTTGACTGTCGCGAATAAATAAATTGGCATTTGTTTGAAATCCACCACCCAATAATAAGGTTTCCTGAGCTTTTAAATTAGTGAATATCAATAAGATAGCATGTAATAATACAATCTTAAGTTTCTGGTTAATCATTCGTTAAAAGATTTATGATGGTATAAAGTAACGGATTATTTTAAAGAATTTTACGTTGTTAATTAAATTAAAACCTACAAATGAAAATTTTTCAATTTACAGTCCTTTTAGCGAGTCTTTTTCTTTTATCTTTTACAATGGGAGATAAGAAATTTCCGACTGCTAATTTAAAATCCTTGGATGGCAAATCGGTCAATTTGAATGCTAGTTTCGCCAAAAATAAATTAACTGTTATTAGTTTTTGGGCTACCTGGTGCTCTCCTTGCAAAAAAGAATTAGATGCAATTCACCATCTTTATCCAGAATGGAAGAAACTCGGAATTGAAGTGGTGGCTATTACCATTGATGATGCGCAAGCATTAAATAAAGTAAAACCATTAGCTTCTCAAAAAGCGTGGCAATTCACCATACTTTCTGATCAAAACAAAGATATGCTTCGCAACTTAAACTTTCAATCTATTCCACAAACATTTGTTGTAGATGCTACCGGCACGATCCTTTATACACACAATGGTTATACACCAGGAGACGAATATGAGTTGGAGAAAAAATTGAAATCTTTTTTGAAATAAAAATTCAATTCTTTAAAAGTCATTTTCTAATCTAAAAACAAAAAACCCTCTTTAATTCATTTGGAATAAGAGAGGGTTTTTTGTTTGATTACTTTTCCATTGTTAATCCCAATGGCAAATTCGACAGTTTTACCCACCTTTAAATCTGCTTAAATTCAAAGGAAAAGCAGAAGGTAATTTGAATTCTAAAATAGACCTAAGCATAACTATTTTATTTATTTGAAATATCTTCATTATTAACAAATTAGCTCAGTTTTTATCGACCTGAATTAGTATCTTTGTCCACCATTTTTAAAAGCAAATTATGATAGAAAAAGGCGGAGATTACAGTGCATCGAGTATTCAAGCTCTGGAAGGTTTAGAAGCCGTAAGAAGAAGACCTGGGATGTATATCGGAAGTACTGATATAAAAGGATTACATCATTTGGTTTGGGAGGTTGTTGATAACTCCATCGACGAGCATTTGGCAGGGCATTGTACCCATATATTAGTCAATATTTTACCTGATAATTCAATTAAAGTAGAAGATAACGGTCGGGGTATTCCGGTCGATCTGCATGAAAAACTGCAAAAATCTGCATTAGAAGTAGTGATGACGGTACTTCATGCGGGTGGAAAATTCGATAAAGACTCTTATAAAGTTTCTGGTGGTTTACATGGGGTAGGTGTTTCTTGTGTAAACGCCTTATCGTCTTATGTTAGGGCTGAAGTACGCAGAGAAGGAAAGGTTTATATGCAGGAATATGAACGCGGGAAACCTTTGGGCGATGTAAAGCAAATCGGCGAATCCCAATCCCGAGGTACAACTATCATTTTTAAACCAGATTCTGAAATTTTTGAAACTTTAGAATATCATTATGAAATCCTGGCCCAAAGATTACGGGAGTTATCATATCTTAATAGTGGTCTAACAATTTATTTAAAGGATGAACGAGAAGGACATCTCAAAGAAGAAACCTTCTTTTCTGAAGGCGGACTACAAGAATTTGTTAGATTCCTAGATCAAGGCAGAACGCCGATTTCAGATTCCG from Saprospiraceae bacterium carries:
- a CDS encoding TlpA family protein disulfide reductase, translating into MKIFQFTVLLASLFLLSFTMGDKKFPTANLKSLDGKSVNLNASFAKNKLTVISFWATWCSPCKKELDAIHHLYPEWKKLGIEVVAITIDDAQALNKVKPLASQKAWQFTILSDQNKDMLRNLNFQSIPQTFVVDATGTILYTHNGYTPGDEYELEKKLKSFLK